A region of Dehalococcoidia bacterium DNA encodes the following proteins:
- a CDS encoding CapA family protein, with protein MGRGQLAWLVAALIVTAWACALRPEEEDILLVAFPTPAALSPVATASASPTPVATPAPISSLEQVFAPLELGPVPHPQELRVLVATGDIIPARYVDVIIRRHGDDFLYPVEDVKEVTAAADLTVVNLEAPLIASCPYHDSGYVFCGRPGVVAALQAMGVDVATLENNHIGDYGPQGVAETVAHLQAAGIAWADRRTMAVKEVRGLTFGFLAFNGVGEYFDRRAIAQAIREADGQVDVLVVAFHWGAEYVRLPQPAPGIAPDDPQEIARLAVDAGADLVLGNHPHWVQAVELYKGKLIVYAHGNFIFDQMWSLETRIGVIGRYTFYGPHLVKVEFLPYIIEDYARPRLLKGKDAEAVLAEMEAASRQLAALGASSGGSSGP; from the coding sequence ATGGGGCGGGGACAACTAGCCTGGCTGGTGGCCGCCCTCATCGTCACCGCTTGGGCCTGTGCTCTGCGGCCTGAGGAGGAGGACATCCTCTTGGTGGCCTTCCCTACCCCTGCTGCTCTGTCCCCTGTCGCTACGGCGAGCGCGTCTCCTACCCCTGTTGCCACTCCGGCGCCCATCTCCTCCCTGGAGCAGGTGTTCGCGCCGCTGGAGCTGGGCCCTGTGCCCCATCCGCAGGAGTTACGTGTCTTGGTGGCGACGGGCGATATCATCCCTGCCCGCTATGTGGACGTGATCATCCGCCGGCATGGGGACGACTTCCTCTATCCTGTGGAGGACGTCAAGGAAGTGACAGCAGCAGCCGACCTGACGGTGGTCAACCTGGAAGCCCCTCTCATCGCCTCCTGTCCATACCACGACTCGGGCTATGTCTTCTGCGGGCGCCCCGGGGTGGTAGCGGCCCTCCAAGCCATGGGGGTGGATGTGGCCACCCTGGAGAATAATCACATCGGCGACTATGGGCCCCAGGGGGTGGCGGAGACGGTGGCCCACCTCCAGGCCGCAGGCATCGCCTGGGCCGATCGCCGCACCATGGCCGTCAAGGAGGTACGGGGCCTCACTTTTGGCTTCCTGGCCTTCAACGGGGTTGGAGAATATTTTGACCGCCGGGCTATCGCCCAGGCCATAAGGGAGGCCGATGGGCAGGTGGACGTGCTGGTGGTGGCCTTTCACTGGGGGGCAGAGTATGTGCGCCTACCCCAGCCGGCCCCGGGCATCGCCCCCGACGACCCGCAGGAGATAGCCCGCCTGGCGGTGGACGCGGGAGCGGACCTGGTGTTGGGCAATCACCCTCACTGGGTGCAGGCGGTGGAGCTCTACAAGGGCAAGCTCATCGTCTACGCCCACGGCAATTTCATCTTCGACCAGATGTGGAGCCTGGAGACGCGCATAGGTGTCATCGGCCGTTACACCTTTTATGGGCCCCACCTGGTGAAGGTCGAGTTCCTGCCTTATATCATCGAGGACTATGCCCGCCCCCGCCTGCTGAAAGGGAAGGATGCGGAGGCGGTGCTGGCGGAGATGGAGGCGGCCAGCCGCCAACTGGCCGCCCTGGGGGCCTCTTCGGGCGGCTCTAGCGGCCCTTGA
- a CDS encoding enoyl-CoA hydratase-related protein, with amino-acid sequence MEFEQILYEKRDDGIAIITLNRPERMNAFTRVMLDEWYSALLDAHLDQAVRVVVVTGAGRAFCAGADLSGGAIGLLDPQRTLVENRNFLRDTVQRIPRLVAQMDKPYIAAVNGPAMGAGMDMASMADIRFASTTARFGMTYVRVGLIPGDGGCWYLPRIVGMAKALELIWTGDIIDAEEALRIGYVSKVLPPEELMPYTLDFARRLAEGPAVAIQLAKRLAYRALHTDIDEALEAAQQAMVIAQMTEDAREGPRAFMEKRPPKFKGR; translated from the coding sequence ATGGAGTTTGAGCAGATCCTCTACGAGAAGCGGGACGACGGCATCGCTATCATAACCCTCAACCGGCCGGAGCGTATGAACGCCTTCACCCGTGTCATGCTGGACGAGTGGTACTCCGCCCTCCTGGATGCCCACCTGGACCAGGCCGTGCGGGTGGTGGTGGTCACAGGGGCCGGAAGGGCTTTCTGCGCCGGTGCCGACCTCTCCGGCGGCGCCATCGGCCTGCTGGACCCACAGCGCACCCTGGTGGAGAACCGCAACTTCCTGCGCGACACCGTCCAGCGGATACCGCGCCTGGTGGCCCAGATGGACAAGCCCTACATCGCTGCCGTCAATGGCCCTGCCATGGGGGCAGGCATGGACATGGCTTCCATGGCCGACATCCGCTTCGCCTCCACCACCGCCCGCTTTGGCATGACCTATGTGCGGGTGGGCCTCATCCCCGGCGACGGTGGATGCTGGTACCTCCCTCGCATCGTGGGCATGGCCAAGGCCCTGGAGCTCATCTGGACAGGCGATATCATCGACGCCGAGGAGGCGCTACGCATCGGCTATGTGAGCAAGGTGCTCCCTCCAGAGGAGCTGATGCCCTACACCCTGGATTTCGCCCGCCGCCTGGCGGAAGGGCCGGCGGTGGCCATCCAGCTGGCCAAGCGCCTGGCCTACCGCGCCCTCCACACTGACATCGATGAGGCCTTGGAGGCTGCCCAGCAGGCCATGGTCATCGCCCAGATGACGGAGGACGCCAGGGAAGGCCCCCGTGCCTTCATGGAGAAGAGGCCGCCCAAGTTCAAGGGCCGCTAG